In Flavobacterium lacustre, a genomic segment contains:
- a CDS encoding beta-ketoacyl-ACP synthase III codes for MNTITAAITAVGGYVPDFVLSNKVLETMVDTNDEWITSRTGIKERRILKDEDKGTSYLAIKAAQDLLAKANIDPLEIDLLIMATATPDMPVASTGVYVATEIGALNAFAYDLQAACSSFLYGMSTAAAYIQSGRYKKVLLIGADKMSSIVDYTDRSTCIIFGDGAGAALFEPNYEGLGLQDEYLRSDGVGRDFLKIPAGGSLIPTSLETVKDNRHNIIQDGKTVFKYAVTNMADASELILKRNNLTNDDVNWLVPHQANKRIIDATAGRMNLEDSKVLMNIERYGNTTSATLPLVLYDFEHLFKKGDTIILAAFGGGFTWGSIYLKWAYDKK; via the coding sequence ATGAATACAATTACAGCCGCAATTACCGCTGTTGGAGGATACGTTCCAGACTTTGTACTTTCAAACAAAGTTCTTGAAACTATGGTAGATACCAATGACGAGTGGATTACCTCTCGTACTGGAATTAAAGAAAGAAGAATTCTAAAAGATGAAGACAAAGGCACGTCTTATCTTGCTATAAAAGCCGCACAAGATTTATTAGCTAAAGCAAATATTGATCCTTTAGAAATAGATTTATTAATAATGGCAACCGCAACACCTGATATGCCAGTAGCATCAACAGGAGTTTATGTCGCCACAGAAATAGGTGCCTTAAATGCATTTGCATACGATTTACAAGCTGCTTGTTCCAGTTTTTTATACGGAATGTCAACTGCAGCAGCTTACATACAATCCGGTAGATATAAAAAAGTGTTACTGATAGGGGCCGATAAAATGTCCTCTATTGTAGATTATACAGACCGTTCTACTTGTATTATTTTTGGTGACGGAGCCGGAGCAGCTTTGTTTGAACCTAATTATGAAGGTTTAGGATTGCAAGATGAATATTTAAGAAGTGACGGTGTAGGTCGTGATTTTCTTAAAATTCCTGCAGGAGGTTCCTTGATTCCAACAAGTTTAGAAACAGTTAAAGACAATAGACACAATATTATTCAAGATGGTAAAACAGTTTTTAAATATGCTGTAACCAACATGGCTGATGCAAGTGAATTAATTCTGAAAAGAAATAATTTAACGAATGATGATGTAAATTGGTTAGTTCCACATCAAGCGAACAAACGTATCATTGATGCAACTGCCGGTAGAATGAATCTAGAAGATTCAAAAGTCTTAATGAATATAGAAAGATACGGAAATACAACATCAGCAACCTTACCATTAGTACTTTACGATTTTGAACATTTATTCAAAAAAGGGGATACCATTATTTTGGCTGCTTTTGGTGGAGGATTCACTTGGGGATCTATTTACCTTAAATGGGCATACGATAAAAAATAA
- the rpmF gene encoding 50S ribosomal protein L32, which yields MAHPKRKISKTRRDKRRTHYKATVAQIATCPITGEAHLYHRAYWHEGKMYYRGQVVIDKSVAVA from the coding sequence ATGGCACATCCTAAGAGAAAAATCTCGAAAACAAGAAGAGATAAGAGAAGAACACATTACAAAGCAACTGTAGCACAAATCGCTACTTGTCCTATTACAGGAGAAGCGCATTTATACCACAGAGCTTACTGGCATGAAGGTAAAATGTATTACAGAGGGCAAGTTGTTATAGATAAATCTGTAGCTGTTGCTTAA
- a CDS encoding YceD family protein: MNKTKEYLIPFVGLKLGKHHFEYQVSNAFFEIFDYHEFQNSDIKVNVVLEKKSTMLELSFKHKGTVNVPCDLTSEDFDLPIKSKMKLIVRFGETYNNDNEELLILPHGEFEVDIAQYIYEMIVLSVPLRRVHPGIKDGSLKTEALAKLNELTIKEQKKEIKKEENIDPRWDKLKQLLTDK; encoded by the coding sequence ATGAATAAGACAAAAGAATATTTAATTCCATTCGTAGGATTAAAGCTAGGAAAACATCATTTTGAATATCAAGTAAGTAACGCGTTCTTTGAAATCTTTGATTATCACGAATTTCAAAATTCTGACATCAAAGTAAATGTGGTTTTAGAGAAAAAAAGCACGATGTTAGAATTGAGTTTCAAACACAAAGGAACTGTAAATGTGCCTTGTGATCTTACAAGTGAAGATTTTGATTTGCCAATAAAAAGCAAAATGAAATTAATTGTTAGATTTGGAGAGACTTATAATAATGATAATGAAGAATTGCTTATTTTGCCTCATGGCGAATTTGAAGTAGATATTGCACAATATATCTATGAAATGATTGTGCTTTCTGTCCCTCTGAGAAGAGTTCATCCAGGAATCAAAGACGGAAGTTTAAAAACAGAAGCTTTGGCAAAGTTGAATGAGCTAACCATAAAAGAACAAAAAAAAGAGATTAAAAAAGAAGAGAATATTGACCCGCGTTGGGACAAATTAAAGCAACTATTAACGGATAAATAA
- the pdxA gene encoding 4-hydroxythreonine-4-phosphate dehydrogenase PdxA, whose protein sequence is MMKKAENIIVGISIGDLNGIGSEVVLKTFEDSRMLELCTPVIFANVKIMSFIKKSFESTSVLHGIDKLDQILPGKINVFNLWKEGVDLNPGENNDKVGEYAVKSFVAATKALKEGIVDVLVTAPINKYNIQSDSFKFPGHTDYLDQELEGNALMLMVQDNLRVGLLTDHIPLNEVASHLTEDLIKQKIETVKQCLIQDFSINKPKIAVLGLNPHCGDGGVIGTEDDVILKPALKKIFEKGTLVFGPFAADGFFGSNQYEKYDAIIATYHDQGLIPFKTLSFGKGVNYTAGLSKIRTSPDHGTAYDIAGKGIADYNSFKEAVYLAIDIYHSRNQYAEISQKPLKTKEKQL, encoded by the coding sequence ATGATGAAAAAGGCAGAAAATATAATAGTTGGAATTTCGATAGGAGATTTAAACGGTATTGGAAGCGAAGTAGTACTAAAAACATTCGAGGATTCTCGTATGTTAGAATTATGTACTCCAGTTATTTTTGCAAATGTGAAAATAATGTCTTTCATAAAAAAAAGTTTTGAGTCGACTTCGGTTTTGCATGGTATTGATAAATTAGATCAGATTTTGCCGGGAAAAATAAATGTTTTCAATCTTTGGAAAGAAGGAGTTGATTTAAATCCGGGAGAGAATAATGATAAAGTAGGGGAGTATGCGGTGAAATCTTTTGTTGCAGCTACCAAGGCGCTTAAAGAAGGTATTGTAGATGTACTTGTAACAGCGCCTATAAATAAATATAATATTCAGTCGGATTCTTTTAAATTTCCTGGTCATACGGATTATTTAGATCAAGAATTAGAAGGTAATGCGCTGATGTTAATGGTTCAGGACAATTTAAGAGTAGGATTGTTGACAGATCATATACCCTTAAATGAAGTTGCGTCTCATCTTACAGAAGATTTGATTAAGCAAAAAATTGAAACGGTTAAACAGTGTTTAATTCAGGATTTTAGCATTAATAAGCCAAAAATTGCTGTTTTAGGATTAAATCCACATTGTGGAGACGGAGGAGTAATAGGAACTGAAGATGATGTGATATTAAAACCGGCATTAAAAAAAATATTTGAAAAAGGAACGTTGGTTTTTGGTCCTTTTGCGGCAGATGGTTTTTTTGGAAGCAATCAATATGAGAAATACGATGCAATTATTGCCACATATCACGACCAAGGATTGATTCCGTTTAAAACATTGTCCTTTGGAAAAGGAGTGAATTATACAGCAGGTTTGAGCAAAATCAGAACTTCGCCTGATCACGGAACGGCTTATGATATAGCGGGAAAAGGTATTGCAGATTATAATTCGTTCAAAGAAGCAGTTTATTTGGCAATAGATATCTATCATTCCAGAAATCAGTACGCAGAAATCAGTCAAAAACCCTTGAAAACAAAAGAAAAACAGTTATGA
- a CDS encoding riboflavin synthase: MFTGIIETLGTVQEIKKDKDNIHLTIDSSITDELQIDQSVAHNGICLTVVAINDSSYTVTAIGETIKKTNISYWKTGDQINLERAMKLGDRLDGHIVQGHVDQIGTCIATDEANGSWHYTFEYDESLHNITIEKGSITVNGVSLTVVNSKKNEFSVAIIPYTFEHTNFKNFEVGTKVNLEFDVIGKYVSRLYNNK; encoded by the coding sequence ATGTTTACAGGAATCATAGAAACACTTGGTACAGTCCAAGAAATAAAGAAAGACAAAGATAATATTCATCTTACGATTGATTCATCAATTACAGACGAGCTTCAAATTGACCAAAGCGTAGCCCATAACGGTATTTGCTTAACCGTTGTAGCCATAAATGATTCTTCATATACTGTAACCGCAATTGGTGAAACGATAAAAAAAACAAATATTTCCTACTGGAAAACCGGCGATCAAATCAACCTTGAAAGAGCAATGAAATTAGGTGACCGTCTTGATGGTCATATTGTACAGGGACATGTAGATCAAATTGGGACTTGTATCGCGACTGATGAAGCAAACGGAAGTTGGCATTATACTTTTGAATACGACGAATCACTCCATAATATAACTATCGAAAAAGGCTCTATAACCGTAAATGGAGTTAGCTTAACAGTAGTAAACTCTAAGAAAAATGAATTTAGCGTAGCTATCATTCCTTATACTTTTGAGCACACTAATTTTAAAAATTTCGAAGTAGGAACAAAAGTAAATCTGGAATTTGATGTAATCGGCAAATACGTTTCTCGCTTATACAACAACAAATAG
- the mce gene encoding methylmalonyl-CoA epimerase — translation MKKIEHIGIAVKDLDVSNELFEKLFGAPAYKFEEVQSEGVITSFFHNGPNKIELLAATNPESPIAKFIEKKGEGIHHIAFAVEDIVSEIKRLKNEGFIVLNEEPKIGADNKLVAFLHPKSTNGVLIELCQEIK, via the coding sequence ATGAAAAAAATAGAACATATAGGAATAGCCGTAAAAGACTTGGATGTTTCAAATGAGTTGTTTGAAAAGCTTTTTGGAGCACCGGCATATAAATTTGAAGAAGTTCAAAGTGAAGGGGTCATTACTTCTTTTTTTCATAACGGACCAAATAAAATAGAGCTTTTGGCAGCTACAAATCCCGAAAGTCCAATTGCCAAATTTATAGAGAAAAAAGGAGAAGGAATTCATCATATTGCTTTTGCAGTAGAGGATATAGTATCGGAAATAAAACGATTAAAAAATGAAGGGTTTATTGTTTTAAATGAAGAGCCTAAAATAGGAGCAGATAATAAGTTGGTGGCTTTTTTGCATCCAAAAAGCACGAATGGAGTTTTAATTGAATTGTGTCAGGAAATAAAATAA
- a CDS encoding Ig-like domain-containing protein gives MLKNNFKYITLMLLLVVIGCAKRGSITGGLKDTIAPVLKTSFPKNFNTNFKGSEIKLTFDEYIKLKDLKKQLIISPPMKNEPLITPTTSSKYIDIKINDTLQPNTTYSFNFGQSITDNNEGNPYNQFKYIFSTGDYIDSLAIGGRVKDAYNKEVESFVSVMLYEVNNAFKDSVVYTDMPRYVTNTLDSLKTFRLENLKAGKYLLVAMKDRNNNNKFNPKTDKIGFNKQFINVPNDTVFELELFQEVLPFKTYKPSQVSGNRLLMGYDGNLKHPNAKPKITLKNNGEILSTIVTQLQKKDSLQIWYKPLKVDSLAIAVDADKYHQDFNLKIKDQKKDSLKITAVQSGTLNFRERFTLETATPLVRFDNSKIKLTNTVEAIVPFTTEYDEFNQLLYFDFKKEPSQKYTFTILPEALTDFYEKSNDTLVFKTNTKSESDYGNLVVNLEKVKHFPVIIELTNAKGEVLASEYSESNSKVDFKYLTPALFTLRAIYDENKNKVYDSGNYLEKKYSEEVIYFSKEIDVRANWEVEQPFDLSIPYTPEPKKKVTEKKKK, from the coding sequence ATGTTGAAAAACAATTTTAAATATATTACTTTAATGCTGCTTTTAGTTGTGATTGGTTGTGCCAAAAGAGGAAGCATCACAGGGGGTTTAAAAGACACTATTGCTCCGGTTTTGAAAACGAGTTTCCCTAAAAATTTCAACACTAACTTTAAAGGAAGTGAAATCAAATTAACTTTTGACGAATACATTAAGTTGAAAGACCTGAAAAAACAGCTTATCATTTCACCTCCAATGAAAAATGAGCCTTTGATTACCCCAACAACATCAAGTAAGTACATCGATATAAAAATCAACGACACGTTACAACCTAACACAACGTATAGTTTTAATTTTGGACAAAGTATAACGGATAATAATGAAGGAAATCCGTATAACCAATTCAAATATATTTTCTCAACTGGTGATTATATCGATTCACTTGCCATTGGGGGCAGAGTAAAAGACGCTTACAACAAAGAAGTCGAATCTTTTGTTTCGGTTATGCTTTATGAAGTAAACAACGCTTTTAAAGATTCTGTAGTGTACACCGATATGCCTCGGTATGTAACCAACACCTTAGACAGTTTAAAAACCTTTCGATTAGAGAATCTAAAAGCTGGAAAATATCTGCTTGTAGCGATGAAAGACCGCAACAATAATAATAAATTTAATCCTAAAACAGATAAAATTGGGTTTAATAAACAGTTCATAAACGTACCAAATGATACCGTTTTTGAATTAGAATTATTCCAAGAAGTACTTCCGTTTAAAACATACAAACCAAGTCAAGTCTCTGGAAATCGATTACTAATGGGATACGACGGTAATTTAAAACATCCAAACGCAAAACCAAAGATCACTTTAAAAAACAATGGCGAAATCTTGTCGACAATTGTTACTCAATTACAGAAAAAAGATTCTTTACAAATATGGTATAAGCCACTAAAAGTTGATTCTTTAGCCATTGCTGTAGATGCTGATAAATACCACCAAGACTTCAATTTAAAGATTAAAGATCAGAAAAAAGACAGTTTAAAAATAACCGCTGTTCAAAGTGGAACTTTAAATTTCAGAGAGCGTTTTACTTTAGAAACCGCCACACCATTAGTTCGTTTTGATAATTCTAAAATTAAGCTGACTAATACTGTCGAAGCCATCGTACCTTTTACAACAGAATACGATGAATTTAATCAATTGTTGTATTTTGATTTCAAAAAAGAACCTTCTCAAAAGTACACGTTTACAATTTTACCCGAAGCACTGACTGATTTCTATGAAAAATCTAACGACACCTTGGTTTTTAAAACAAATACGAAAAGCGAATCTGATTATGGGAATCTCGTTGTCAATTTAGAGAAAGTAAAACATTTTCCGGTTATTATTGAGCTCACAAACGCCAAAGGAGAGGTTTTAGCTTCAGAATACTCCGAAAGTAACTCTAAAGTTGATTTTAAATACCTAACACCCGCCTTATTTACTTTACGCGCTATATATGACGAAAATAAAAACAAAGTCTACGATTCCGGTAATTATTTAGAGAAAAAATATTCAGAAGAAGTCATTTATTTTTCTAAAGAAATTGATGTCAGAGCAAATTGGGAAGTCGAACAACCTTTTGATTTGAGCATTCCTTATACTCCGGAACCAAAAAAGAAAGTGACTGAAAAAAAGAAAAAGTAA
- a CDS encoding nitrilase family protein, with product MKTALIQSEIIWENPEANRNYFEQKINAISESIDLIVLPEMFTTGFTMNPETVAEAMDGKTMGWLQSLAKAKKTAIIGSLIIAENNNFYNRLVFVFPSGEIQFYDKRHLFTLAGEDKVYTSGTQKLIVDYLGWKICPLVCYDLRFPVFARNIENYDLLLYVANWPKPRINAWDILIKARSVENMCYTIGVNRNGVDNANLEYVGHSQAVDFLGNYILEPQEIDGVFIVEFDKEKMNNARNKLGFLNDRDSFEIKI from the coding sequence ATGAAAACAGCATTAATCCAATCCGAAATAATCTGGGAAAATCCGGAGGCAAATAGAAATTATTTTGAACAGAAAATAAATGCTATTTCAGAAAGCATAGATTTAATTGTGCTTCCGGAAATGTTTACTACAGGTTTTACGATGAATCCTGAAACTGTTGCTGAGGCAATGGATGGTAAAACTATGGGTTGGCTTCAATCTTTGGCTAAAGCCAAAAAAACAGCAATTATTGGGAGTTTAATTATAGCTGAAAATAATAATTTTTACAACAGATTAGTTTTCGTTTTTCCATCGGGAGAGATTCAGTTTTACGATAAAAGACACCTATTTACTTTGGCCGGAGAAGATAAAGTTTACACGAGCGGAACTCAAAAACTGATTGTTGATTATTTGGGCTGGAAAATCTGTCCTTTAGTGTGTTACGATTTGCGCTTTCCTGTTTTTGCCCGAAATATCGAAAATTACGACTTACTGCTTTACGTTGCCAATTGGCCAAAGCCGAGAATTAATGCTTGGGATATTTTGATAAAAGCAAGGTCGGTAGAAAACATGTGTTACACCATTGGTGTCAATAGAAATGGTGTTGATAATGCTAACCTAGAATATGTTGGTCATTCGCAAGCAGTTGATTTTTTGGGTAATTATATCCTTGAGCCTCAGGAAATCGATGGTGTTTTTATTGTAGAATTCGACAAAGAAAAGATGAATAACGCCAGAAATAAACTTGGTTTTCTTAATGACAGAGATTCTTTTGAAATAAAAATTTAA
- a CDS encoding succinate dehydrogenase/fumarate reductase iron-sulfur subunit, which yields MKLTLKIWRQKNAKAEGKIVEYPLDGIEGDMSFLEMLDVLNEGLINKGEEPVSFDHDCREGICGTCSLFINGEAHGPDRGIPTCQLHMRMFKDGDVIFIEPFRAKAFPVIKDLVVDRSSFDRIQHAGGFISVNTSGNPVDANTIPIPKHDADRAFDAATCIGCGACVATCKNSSAMLFVAAKVSQFALLPQGKIEATDRVLNMVNQMDAEGFGNCTNTGACEVECPKGISLENIARMNREYLSASLKG from the coding sequence ATGAAACTTACATTAAAAATATGGCGTCAAAAAAATGCCAAAGCAGAGGGGAAAATTGTTGAATACCCATTAGATGGAATTGAAGGAGATATGTCTTTCTTAGAGATGCTTGATGTTCTTAACGAAGGATTAATCAACAAAGGAGAAGAGCCGGTATCTTTTGATCACGATTGTCGTGAAGGAATTTGCGGAACTTGTTCTTTATTTATCAACGGAGAAGCACACGGACCGGATAGAGGGATACCAACTTGTCAATTGCACATGCGTATGTTCAAAGACGGAGATGTTATCTTTATCGAGCCATTTAGAGCTAAAGCTTTCCCTGTAATCAAAGATTTAGTGGTTGACAGAAGTTCTTTTGACAGAATACAACATGCAGGAGGATTTATATCTGTAAATACATCTGGAAATCCAGTTGATGCTAATACAATTCCAATTCCAAAACATGATGCTGACAGAGCTTTTGATGCGGCTACTTGTATTGGTTGTGGTGCATGTGTTGCTACATGTAAAAACTCTTCGGCTATGTTATTCGTAGCAGCCAAAGTGTCTCAATTCGCGTTATTGCCTCAAGGTAAAATTGAAGCTACTGACCGCGTTTTGAATATGGTAAACCAAATGGATGCTGAAGGTTTCGGAAACTGTACCAATACTGGTGCTTGCGAAGTAGAATGTCCTAAAGGAATTTCTCTTGAAAACATTGCTCGTATGAACAGAGAATATTTATCGGCAAGTTTGAAAGGATAG
- a CDS encoding fumarate reductase/succinate dehydrogenase flavoprotein subunit: MALDSKIPSGPISDKWTNYKDHINLVNPANKRNIDIIVVGTGLAGGSAAATLAELGYNVKTFCFQDSPRRAHSIAAQGGINAAKNYQGDGDSTFRLFYDTIKGGDYRSREANVHRLAEVSTNIIDQCVMQGVPLAREYGGLLDNRSFGGTLVARTFYAKGQTGQQLLLGAYSAMNRQIGRGKIKSHTRHEMLDLVLVDGKARGIIARNLVTGEIERHSAHAVVIASGGYGNVFFLSTYAMGSNATAAWKIHKKGAFFANPCYTQIHPTCIPVSGDHQSKLTLMSESLRNDGRIWVPAKLEDAKAIREGKKKPADLSEAERDYYLERRYPSFGNLVPRDVASRAAKERCDAGFGVNKTGEAVYLDFAAAIQRYGKEQAYIKGLDANDAELIIKLGAAVVANKYGNLFQMYEKIVDEDPYTTPMMIYPAVHYTMGGTWVDYNLQTTIPGCFSIGESNFSDHGANRLGASALMQGLADGYFVLPYTIGDYLAPDIKTGTISTDLPEFVEAEKKVKDQIDKFINNNGTHSVDYFHKKLGKIMWNKVGMARNAKGLTEAIEEIAALREEFYKDVKVPGTADSFNQELEKAGRVADFLELGELFAKDALHRNESCGGHFREEYQSEEGEAQRDDENFAYVAAWEYKGKPSDAVLHKEPLVFENIKLVTRSYK; encoded by the coding sequence ATGGCATTAGATTCAAAAATTCCTAGTGGTCCAATTTCGGACAAATGGACAAATTATAAAGATCATATTAATTTAGTAAATCCTGCTAACAAACGTAATATTGATATTATCGTTGTTGGGACTGGACTTGCTGGAGGTTCTGCTGCGGCAACTTTAGCAGAATTAGGATATAACGTAAAAACATTTTGTTTTCAAGATTCTCCACGTCGTGCACACTCTATTGCAGCTCAAGGGGGAATTAATGCGGCAAAAAATTATCAAGGCGACGGGGATTCTACTTTCCGTTTGTTTTATGATACTATAAAAGGGGGAGATTATCGTTCCCGTGAAGCTAACGTTCACCGTTTGGCTGAAGTTTCTACTAATATCATTGACCAATGCGTGATGCAAGGTGTTCCTTTGGCACGTGAATATGGTGGATTATTAGATAATCGTTCTTTTGGAGGAACTTTGGTGGCGAGAACATTCTACGCAAAAGGTCAAACAGGACAACAATTATTATTAGGTGCTTATTCTGCGATGAACCGTCAAATTGGTCGTGGAAAAATAAAATCACATACGCGTCACGAAATGCTGGATTTAGTATTAGTAGACGGAAAAGCAAGAGGTATTATTGCTCGTAACTTAGTTACTGGTGAAATCGAAAGACATTCTGCTCATGCTGTAGTTATCGCTTCTGGAGGTTACGGAAATGTATTTTTCCTTTCTACTTACGCCATGGGAAGTAATGCTACTGCAGCTTGGAAAATTCATAAAAAAGGTGCTTTTTTCGCCAATCCTTGTTATACACAAATTCACCCAACTTGTATTCCTGTTTCGGGAGATCACCAATCAAAATTAACGTTGATGTCGGAATCTTTGCGAAATGATGGTCGTATTTGGGTTCCTGCAAAATTAGAAGATGCGAAAGCAATTCGTGAAGGAAAGAAAAAACCTGCTGATTTATCTGAAGCAGAAAGAGATTATTACTTGGAAAGAAGATATCCATCTTTTGGAAATTTAGTGCCTCGTGATGTAGCATCTCGTGCTGCTAAAGAAAGATGTGATGCCGGTTTTGGAGTAAACAAAACAGGTGAAGCAGTTTATTTGGATTTTGCTGCAGCGATACAACGTTACGGTAAAGAACAAGCTTATATCAAAGGATTAGATGCAAATGATGCGGAATTGATCATCAAATTAGGAGCTGCTGTAGTAGCGAATAAATATGGTAACTTGTTCCAAATGTATGAGAAAATCGTTGATGAAGATCCATATACAACTCCAATGATGATTTATCCAGCGGTTCACTACACAATGGGAGGAACTTGGGTTGATTATAACTTACAAACTACAATTCCGGGTTGTTTCTCAATTGGAGAATCAAACTTCTCGGATCACGGTGCCAACAGATTAGGTGCATCTGCATTGATGCAAGGTTTAGCCGATGGATATTTTGTATTGCCATACACTATTGGTGATTATTTAGCTCCAGATATTAAAACAGGAACAATTTCTACGGATTTACCTGAATTTGTTGAAGCAGAGAAAAAAGTAAAAGACCAAATTGATAAATTCATCAACAACAACGGTACACATTCTGTTGATTATTTCCATAAAAAATTAGGAAAAATCATGTGGAATAAAGTAGGGATGGCTCGTAATGCTAAAGGATTAACTGAGGCTATCGAAGAAATTGCTGCCTTACGTGAAGAGTTTTATAAAGATGTAAAAGTTCCTGGAACTGCTGATAGTTTCAATCAGGAATTAGAGAAAGCAGGACGTGTTGCTGATTTCCTTGAATTAGGAGAATTGTTTGCCAAAGATGCTTTACACCGTAATGAATCTTGTGGAGGACACTTCCGTGAAGAATACCAATCAGAAGAAGGAGAGGCACAACGTGACGATGAGAATTTCGCTTATGTTGCTGCATGGGAGTATAAAGGAAAACCTAGCGATGCGGTTTTACATAAAGAACCATTGGTATTTGAAAACATTAAATTAGTAACTCGTAGTTATAAATAG
- a CDS encoding succinate dehydrogenase cytochrome b subunit, whose translation MAKSTLLKSSIARKVAMALSGLFLIMFLSLHFFINMTSVFSADTFNVMSHFMGYNLLVQFIMQPILVAGVIFHFIMGFVLELKNRSARPIGYAKYNGAANASWASRNMIVSGLVVLAFLVLHFYDFWLAEMMYKYVNVNAVEETRYFHELNHKFESPVRTGLYCVAFLLLAVHLWHGFNSSFQSIGFDNKYAKALHKLGYTFAIVVPFGFIFIALFHHFNQI comes from the coding sequence ATGGCAAAATCTACGTTATTAAAGTCATCCATTGCAAGAAAAGTTGCGATGGCACTTTCGGGACTTTTTTTGATTATGTTTCTATCATTACATTTTTTTATTAACATGACTTCGGTGTTCAGCGCTGACACTTTCAATGTGATGTCCCATTTTATGGGGTACAATCTTCTGGTTCAATTCATAATGCAGCCAATTTTGGTCGCGGGTGTTATTTTTCACTTTATTATGGGTTTTGTTTTAGAGTTAAAAAACAGAAGCGCAAGGCCAATTGGCTATGCAAAGTATAATGGAGCTGCAAATGCTTCTTGGGCATCTAGAAACATGATTGTTTCAGGATTAGTTGTTTTGGCATTTTTGGTGCTTCATTTTTATGATTTTTGGCTTGCTGAAATGATGTATAAATATGTGAATGTAAATGCCGTTGAAGAAACAAGATATTTCCATGAATTGAATCACAAATTTGAAAGTCCGGTTCGTACAGGATTATACTGTGTTGCCTTTTTGTTGTTGGCAGTTCACTTGTGGCATGGTTTCAATTCCTCTTTTCAATCAATAGGATTTGATAACAAATATGCGAAAGCATTGCATAAATTAGGATATACTTTTGCAATAGTAGTTCCTTTTGGTTTTATTTTTATTGCATTATTTCATCATTTTAATCAAATTTAA